In Pseudomonas glycinae, the DNA window ATTGGCAGCCAGCGCTCCGGCTGATCCAGCAACGCCAGCAAAAACACGGTTTGAGCGTGCCACTCCCAGGCAGCCTCGCCCAGCCCGACCGGCGGCAACCCTATCCCGCGACGGCTCAACTGAAGGAGCAGATCGAGCTCGGACAAGTCACAGTCGTCTTTGACGGCGCCCAATGTGAATGCTTCGGCGATGCGTTCCAGGGCGGTGTCACTGTAGGGCCGCAAGCGACGCAGCCACAGGCGACAGACCTTGTGCAGCTCGCCTGTTGTCAGTGCCTGCGGCAATTGCTGCGATATTGAATCCGCTTCGCTGAATACGCTCATAGCCTGCGCAATCGGCGCATTCTCCAACCAGCGCAGATGTTGTCCGGCCTGAACTTTGAACCCGCTCAACACCAGGCATTCAAGCGCATCGACCGGGAGCGGCTGATCCAGAATCCGCTGCAGCAAGACCGCATCACCGCGATGCAGCGCCCAGGCATGCCGGTACAGTTGCAGCAGCCTGCTGTCGGCATTCTCACCCAGCAGTTGGGCAAGCAACGGGAGCTCATCGCCTGTCATGCGCCAATCGACAAAACTTTGCGCCAGGCTATCGAGCTTCAACCGTCCAATACCCAACCAACGGTTCAGCGTCTCGGGGCGTTGTGACGGACTGCCGTATACCTGCGCGTCATCCCCGAGATCCGCAGGCCACTCGGAGAAATCGCCCAGACAATCGAACGCCTGAATCAGCAAAGGCAGAAAAGTCGGTTGCCGCTTGGCGCATAATTCCAGCAGACGACTTTCGGCCATCGGATGGCGGAACTCGTTCCACAGTCGGATCCAGCACGGCAATGCCTGATCGTCCCGCCCCAGCAGACTGCTCTGACACGCCAACAGGTAAAGCCAGTCCACGTCATCCGGTGCTTCCAGCTGTTTTTCGACACAGCACTGCAAAAATATCGGTGCACCGATGCCCGCTTGGGTGAACTGCACCAGTAAACGTTTCATGAACACAGCATCATCCGGCAACGGCAGACACGTGTGCTGGCTGGCGAAGTCGGCGAATTCATGGAGGGGACGCTGGGTGAAAATAAAGTCGAGGCTGCGGGCGTACCAGAGTGTTTCGGTTTGCGCAGCCACTGACCAGGCGCTCATCAGATCGGTATCGAACGGGTCAGGCGTTTCGATTCGCTGCAAAAAGGCTTCCACCCGATGCGCGTCGTTGAATTCCAGATCCAGTAACTGCTGATGCCAGGCCAAACGCTTGGCCAACAGATTCGCGCAGTGGTAAGACAGCGGGCCGGCGTCGGCCATCCGGTGGTAGAGCCCCCAACTGATTTCATCGAGCTGCTCCAGCGACAGCTCGTCCAGCACCCGGACAAATGCCTGCCACGCCTCGAAGTTGAAACGTCGCGCGGGATCGTCAAGTAATTCGCAGAAATCCACGAACGCCTGCGGGACCTCGACAACCTCCTGCCCTGACTCTTCAGTTTCTTCCTCGGGCGCTTCTTCCTCGCCTTCCCGCGCCAGACGCAACGCGTTTTCGTAGGCCATGCGCAGCGCCTGAAATCCTTCAGGATCGGTTTCCGGATGATGCGACGGCAATCGTGCGCGGTAGGCATCGCGAATCAGGGTTTCGTCGGAGGTGGGCTCGATGCCCAGGCGAATCCAGCAACTCATGACCAGTCGAACTCCTTGAGCGATGCCGGACGGGGTAACGAATCAATTTCCATGTGCCAGGGCAGGTCGGCGAGAAAGTGCGGGATGTTCTGGGCGAGGCCGCGGGTGATCCGCAGGTTATGAGCACTGTCCCCCTGCCGCTCCAACTCCCAGGCCAGCTCGTCGTCGCTTGTGTTCAGGCAGCACCAAAA includes these proteins:
- a CDS encoding J domain-containing protein, with protein sequence MSCWIRLGIEPTSDETLIRDAYRARLPSHHPETDPEGFQALRMAYENALRLAREGEEEAPEEETEESGQEVVEVPQAFVDFCELLDDPARRFNFEAWQAFVRVLDELSLEQLDEISWGLYHRMADAGPLSYHCANLLAKRLAWHQQLLDLEFNDAHRVEAFLQRIETPDPFDTDLMSAWSVAAQTETLWYARSLDFIFTQRPLHEFADFASQHTCLPLPDDAVFMKRLLVQFTQAGIGAPIFLQCCVEKQLEAPDDVDWLYLLACQSSLLGRDDQALPCWIRLWNEFRHPMAESRLLELCAKRQPTFLPLLIQAFDCLGDFSEWPADLGDDAQVYGSPSQRPETLNRWLGIGRLKLDSLAQSFVDWRMTGDELPLLAQLLGENADSRLLQLYRHAWALHRGDAVLLQRILDQPLPVDALECLVLSGFKVQAGQHLRWLENAPIAQAMSVFSEADSISQQLPQALTTGELHKVCRLWLRRLRPYSDTALERIAEAFTLGAVKDDCDLSELDLLLQLSRRGIGLPPVGLGEAAWEWHAQTVFLLALLDQPERWLPMIDGQCLERLPFSPAHPLSRLQPLLRRLQREQGNCDGLLGWLQGNDPVHGLLVQHLFSVQQALDSARLPANTLLYTCIESDRAACGDDLLGLLMFWGVLYHDPSLSAEQHRALLQSIAAVSCEDDWFEGFRDGLIKGEPVWPPRKVLTDFGVDKLLAYEALDSLKAMVRYGAAGVPKTRVLRQLQQGKDDVKNSTGLRLALCALLSWSERLMLAKSDIQPVPAGAIWRLGSRLGRKAFIAQVLGCVVITPVAGLISGTTFFGILILLLGVLLLFGATLRRLHDMGRGLPTLLIFMAVSPVLPFLPLLLFGFPGDKLPNRYGVPPDSGGGEMLSGGLQAALRRLNG